From Zymoseptoria tritici IPO323 chromosome 6, whole genome shotgun sequence, one genomic window encodes:
- the MgSkn7 gene encoding response regulator receiver SKN7p (In yeast this transcription factor is part of a branched two-component signaling system (Hog1 pathway) required for optimal induction of heat-shock genes in response to oxidative stress and is involved in osmoregulation) — translation MDNSSNQGANNSSDFVRKLYKMLENPQDESIVRWGNEGDSFVVLENEKFTKHILPKHFKHSNFASFVRQLNKYDFHKVRHNNEEGGSSPYGAGAWEFKHPDFKMNNKDALDNIRRKAPAPRKANAASGGDELVPTQQMDLVNTQLVATQQQLQQLQERYNDLSMHHTMLLQELIGVQKTVVNHEHVIQYVMSFLNNIDAQRRRESRIVTSNPFTNGAAANGSANTPASDAASLPPVDDDVPASPLQHASKLLSEVNANHMLNTRNLEQMNEAQMRMNAALTTPPPDLAAARNGGTRSSSRGAAPHSAASSTSPSYGELDNMVYPIGHTQGIDPMYSEHIHNIPYPMPAKGPDGLMAPAPAPEARKKSAQMDPGWIRQPKILLVEDDQTCRRIGGKFLYAFQTSIDSALDGLEAVNKLNNGNKYDLVLMDIIMPNLDGVSATHLVRQFDNTTPIIAMTSNIRSDDISMYFQHGMNDVLPKPFTKEGLLSMLEKHLQHLKKPSGAALDAMPPPPSASVGLASTKRSLKSEDSPATSPATVSNWNSPSQLPSNSPAGSMTADDQPYLSPAGYVGPGMQGPGGGGGMYGAGAVQARGLVGGLQRRGIGEISGGVEPQGDAKRQQIYGGLPPHLQQGQPGAPQNPLAHLQQPMQPRGP, via the exons ATGGATAATTCTTCGAACCAAGGGGCCAACAACTCCAGCGACTTT GTTCGCAAGCTCTACAA GATGTTGGAGAATCCCCAGGATGAGAGCATAGTACGATGGGGGAACGAGGGCGATAGCTTTGTTGTGCTTGAG aacgagAAGTTCACCAAGCACATCCTCCCGAAACACTTCAAGCACAGCAACTTTGCCAGCTTCGTGCGGCAACTGAATAAGTACGACTTCCACAAAGTGCGGCATAACAATGAAGAGGGAGGGTCATCTCCATACGGAGCAGGA GCGTGGGAGTTCAAACATCCAGACTTCAAGATGAACAACAAAGATGCATTGGACAACATCAGACGAAAAGCGCCCGCTCCACGGAAAGCGAACGCCGCCTCCGGTGGAGATGAGCTCGTTCCAACACAACAGATGGATCTGGTCAATACGCAGCTGGTCGCGACCCAGCAACAACTCCAACAGCTACAAGAGAGATATAACGATCTGAGCATGCATCACACAATGCTGCTGCAAGAGCTCATCGGCGTGCAAAAGACGGTGGTGAACCATGAACATGTCATACAATATGTGATGAGCTTCTTGAACAACATCGATGCACAACGTCGCAGGGAGAGCAGGATTGTCACATCGAATCCATTTACGAACGGAGCTGCTGCGAACGGATCAGCAAACACACCAGCCAGCGACGCGGCATCTCTACCTCccgtcgacgatgatgtccCAGCATCACCACTCCAGCATGCATCGAAACTGCTAAGCGAAGTCAACGCCAACCACATGCTCAACACCAGGAATCTCGAACAGATGAACGAAGCCCAGATGCGAATGAATGCCGCCCTCACCACTCCACCACCTGATCTTGCAGCGGCTCGAAATGGAGGGACTCGATCTTCCAGCAGAGGAGCCGCACCTCATTCCGCCGCTTCATCGACGTCGCCTTCGTACGGCGAATTGGACAACATGGTCTATCCGATTGGCCACACTCAGGGTATCGATCCGATGTACAGCGAGCATATCCATAATATTCCATATCCGATGCCAGCGAAGGGACCGGATGGTCTCATGGCTCCAGCACCAGCACCCGAGGCACGAAAGAAGAGCGCGCAAATGGATCCCGGGTGGATTCGTCAGCCGAAGATTTTGCTCGTAGAGGATGATCAGACGTGTAGGAGGATTGGAGGGAAGTTCCTCTATGCTTTCCAGACGTCGATTGACAGCGCT CTCGACGGACTGGAAGCTGTGAACAAACTCAACAACGGAAACAAATACGACCTTGTCCTGATGGATATAATAATGCCCAACCTCGACGGTGTCTCCGCCACGCATCTCGTCCGGCAATTCGACAACACCACACCCATCATCGCTATGACGTCTAACATCCGCAGCGACGACATTTCTATGTACTTTCAGCACG GCATGAACGACGTCCTCCCCAAACCCTTCACAAAAGAAGGTCTCCTCAGCATGCTAGAAAAACACCTCCAACACCTCAAAAAACCCTCTGGCGCCGCTCTCGACGCAAtgccacctccaccttccgCTTCCGTTGGCCTCGCATCCACGAAACGAAGTCTCAAATCCGAAGACTCCCCAGCTACATCACCCGCCACAGTCTCCAACTGGAATTCACCCAGCCAACTACCCTCCAACTCTCCCGCGGGCTCCATGACCGCCGACGACCAACCATATCTCAGTCCAGCGGGATATGTCGGACCAGGGATGCAAGGGcctggaggtggaggagggatgtATGGCGCGGGAGCGGTGCAGGCGAGAGGACTGGTAGGAGGATTGCAGAGGAGAGGGATTGGTGAGATATCGGGTGGGGTGGAGCCACAAGGGGATGCGAAGAGGCAGCAGATCTATGGGGGATTGCCGCCGCATTTACAGCAGGGGCAACCGGGTGCACCGCAGAATCCGCTGGCGCATTTACAGCAGCCTATGCAGCCGAGAGGGCCGTGA